The sequence TATATCTGAAATTGTACTGATAGACATAAATGCAAAAAAAGCCGACGGAGAAGTCATGGACTTAAATCACGGCATGCCTTTTGTAAGGCCCGTTGAAATTTATCGTGGTGACTACAAAGACTGTGCCGGATCCGACATAGTAATCATTACCGCCGGTGCCAACCAAAAAGAAGGCGAAACGAGAATAGATCTTGTTAAAAGAAACACGGAAGTATTCAAAAATATCATAAATGAAATTGTAAAGTACAACAACGATTGTATTCTTCTGGTAGTCACAAATCCGGTGGATATTTTAACCTATGTAACTTACAAACTATCCGGATTCCCGAAAAACAAAGTAATAGGTTCCGGAACGGTTTTGGACACAGCCAGGTTCCGTTATCTTTTAAGCGAACATGTAAAAGTGGATGCACGAAATGTACATGCTTATATTATTGGCGAACACGGTGACACCGAAGTTGCGGCCTGGAGTCTTGCAAATATTGCGGGAATTCCCATGGATCGCTACTGTGACGAATGCCATCAGTGCGAGGAGCAGATTTCCCGGAATAAAATATATGAAAGTGTTAAAAATGCAGCTTATGAAATCATCAGGAACAAAGGTGCAACCTATTATGCCGTAGCCCTTGCCGTAAGAAGAATCGTTGAAGCCATTGTAAGAAATGAAAACTCCATCCTTACCGTTTCAAGCCTTTTGGAAGGACAGTACGGACTTAGCGATGTATGCTTAAGTGTTCCGACAATCGTGGGTGTAAACGGTATTGAGGAAATATTGAACGTGCCTTTCAACGATGAAGAAATTCAGCTTCTCAGAAAGTCCGGAAACACTCTAAAAGAAATAATAAAAACACTAGATATATGAAAGTTCTCCTTTTCTTTTATGAAAAGGAGAACTTTCATTATTGATAAATATATAAACTAGTATATAATTTTAATATAAAACCTATTTTACATAATGGAAATTATCTATCGGGGGAGGAAATATGAACAATTCAGTGGAAATTTTAAATAAAATCGTGTCAAATATTGAAAAAGTCATTGTTGGAAAAAAGAAAGCTATCGAGTTGATATTAATATCACTTATTTGCGATGGACATGTTTTGATTGAAGATGTCCCCGGTGTCGGAAAAACCAGTATTGTATCATCTCTTGCAAAGTCGGTAAATGCTTCTTTTAAAAGAATACAGTTTACACCGGATATTCTTCCTTCAGACATTACAGGATTTACGATGTACAATCAGAAAGAAGGTAAATTCGAATATCATCCCGGAAGCATTATGAGCCAGATAATACTTGCGGATGAAATAAACCGAACATCTCCAAAAACCCAGGCAAGCCTTCTTGAAGCAATGGAAGAAAAACAGGTGACCGTTGACGGTGTGACATACAATCTTCCAAGGCCTTTTATGGTACTGGCAACTCAAAATCCCGTGGAGTATCTCGGCACCTATCCTCTTCCCGAAGCTCAGCTGGACAGGTTTTTTATGAAAGTTTCCATAGGTTATCCTGAAAAGTTTGAAGAATCCGAAATACTGTCAAGATTTCACGACGAAAACCCCTTGGAAACCTTAAAACCTGTGGCGGACAGCAGCGATATACTGAATATTCAAAGCGAGGTTAAAAAAGTTTATGTTGACAGGTCCATCAACAACTACATAGTGGATATAGTAAGCCGGACAAGATTCCATTCGGAAATAAGTCTGGGTTCAAGTCCAAGAGGTTCTCTTTCTCTATACAGAGCCTCCCAGGCATGGGCTTTATACAATGAAAGAAACTTTGTAATTCCCGAAGATGTAAAGCTTATGTCAATACCCGTGCTTTCCCACAGGATTATACTAAAGCAGGAAGCAAGGCTTAAGAAAATATCGCCTGAAGAAATAATTGATACCATAATAAAATCTGTTAATGTTCCAGCGGTGGATAAATATGCAAAGAAATAGAATCTTATATTCATTTTTATATGTTCTGTCTTTAATATTTATATATTTTTACGGCGGCAAAATCCCTTACATGCTGTTTTATACCGTCTTGTTGCTGCCTTTTGTTTCCATAGCCATAACCTCCATTGCATTTGTCAGATTCAAATATGTTCAGGATATTGATAAGCGAAGTGTGGTAAAGGGCGAGGAAATAAACTACACCTTAAGCATACATAATGAGGATTTTTTCCTTTATCCTTACATTAAAATTAACTTTTTTAATAATGACACAATTTTTTCAAACCAATTTGAACCACAATGCTTTTCTCTCCTTCCTTTTAAGAAGAAAACCTTTAGCTACAAGCTTTGCTGCAAATACAGGGGAGACTTTTTCGTGGGGGTAAAGAGCATAGAATTTGAAGATTATCTGGGTATTGTAAAATTTGTTCACGAGCCCATTTCAATAAAAGAAATTACAGTGTATCCCCGTTTGATCAAGCTGGACAGCCTGAAGCTTAAAACAGACTATTTGTCGGAATCCCATGCTCTGTCAAACAGCAGGTTTGAAAACACTCTGACCTTTTCCGACGTAAGGAAATACACCTATGGTGACAGCATGAAGAAGATACACTGGAAACTTTCTTCAAAGATGAATGAGCTTCTTGTAAAAAACTTTGAAGGTTCGTCCCATGCAAGCTCCGCAATTTTGCTGGATCTTAAGAAAAGCAACCGTTCCTTCGAAGAAAACTCGATAATTGAAGATATGCTTATTGAAGCCTCCATTGCCGTAATTTATTATTGCCTTGTCAACTGGATACCAATAAATTTTATATATTACAACAGTAAAGGTTTTAATACCATCGAGGCGAAAAACGCTTTGGAATTTAAAGAAATCTATGAAATTTTATCCGGCATCAAATTTGAAAATACCATGGATATAAAAGACGTCCTTAATATTTATGTGAAAAACAGTGTCTTGAAAAAAACTTCGATACTCCTTTTTACGTCTAATTTGGATTATGGACTCTATGATGAGATTTACAAAACAAAACTAATGGGGTACGACATAAATTTAGTGTACGTTTGCCCGAAACATGTTGTAAATACCGCTTCTTTTGAAGTAAACAATATTTTAAACGAGCTTTTGGAAATTGGAGTCATGGTTTATAAAATACAAACCGAAGATGACATCAAAAATGTGCTGGAGTATAGATAAAACATTTTCGCAAAAAATGAGGTGATACAAAAGATGGACGGCAAAAAAATTCTCGATTATCTGGCCGGTTTTGTTCTTGCGGCTTTAATGAGTTTCAGCCTGGTTTATCCTCTTACCACCACGCTGGGTTTCCCTTATTCGTCTTTCCGTATTTTAGGGCTTGTAATCTTTATTCTGTTTATATATTCGGTGCTGTTTGCAAACAGAAACGTCTCAAGAATTTCTGTGCCTCTTGCAATAATTTCCATGGCAGCCGGCATTGTCTTTTTAGCGGTTAAAAAAGATTTGGCATATATCATCCAACCTTTTCAGTGGTTTACTAAATATATTTATGACGAAGCCATACTTCCGGACAATTACTATCCTCTTTTTATTACCGTGATTTTAGCGCTGTCGCTTACACTGCTTGTATTTATATTTACCATGAAAAAATTCAATTTTATAATCATTCTCTCAAGCGGAACAGCCATCTTTGTATCCCAATGGATATTGAATTTTTTCGTGCCGTCCGCCTATATATCTTTTTACACCTTTGTCATTTCAATACTGGCATACTATCTTGTGCATATATACAGAAAAAAAAGCCTGGAAAATTCAAATAATGATTTTGCCTCCCCTTCGAAGTTCATACTGGGAATCGCTCCCATATGCGTCGTAATTGTCTTTCTGGCAAATTCAATACCTGTAAGGTCAAAACCTATTGAGTGGAAATGGCTGGATAACAAAATCAACAGCTTTTACAATCAGCTCGGATTTGGCACTCTCGGCAAAGGTTCCGCAGGTTTTGATTCCGATTACTTTTCTTTTTATTCCACTGCCGGATTTGGAAATGACAGCAATTTAGGCGGAAACATAACACCCAACGATATAAAGATAATGGAAGTTACCACCGATCGCAGCATCTACCTGAGGGGACGGGCATGTAATTTATATACGGGAAATAGTTGGTTGAATTCACAACCGGACAACATCCCTTTGGACGGCACAAATAAAATGAGCTTTGATATTTTAGAAATGAAAACAGGCTTACCCCTCCTTGTCAACAAACTGAATCCGGAAAACAACACATACAAGCTTTCAGACACCGATGGAATCATCCCCAACATTATTTCAAAACATAATGTCAAGGTAAAATATGAAAATGTGAGAACCAAATCCCTTTTTGTACCGCTTAAATCAGAAAACTTCATTTTTCCGTCCAAAGTAGCTGATGCAGTATTAATAAACCAGGATGGAATACTTACCTCTAATAAATTCCTAAAGAAAGATTTCACCTATTCCTTTGAAAGTTATAGCCTAAATACTGTCAGCGAAGATTTCAAAAACCTTCTGAGACAAAGTATGCGCGGCCTGTACAGCGTTGAACTGAACAGACTTACAGATGAAATCTATGAACATTTGTACAGCGAATATTTAAAGGATCTGTTGGATGAAGCAGAAAGGATATACAATTCCGATCTTTTTATATTAAATAGATATTCAGTTCAATTTCCAATAAAAAATATAATAAGAAATACTCCGGATAATATAACTTTAAGCGACCTGCTATATGAATACCTCGTTAATGTTTTCATAGATGAATTTAATCTCGACAGAGTTTTCGAGCGCGAAGATTTGGAAAGATATTTCCAAATGATCATTAACGAGCTTAACAATTCGGAGGACATAAAGAAGCTTGCGCAACTTAGGTCTTTAAGCTCCAATTCAGTCTATATTTACAACACTTATCTAAACATACCCTCCGAGCTTCCTCAGAGGGTAAAAGACCTTGCCGTTTCAATAACAGCCAATGAAACCAATAATTTCGACCGGGCAAAAGCAATTGAAAAATATCTTTCTGCAAATTACGGCTACACACTGACTCCGGGAGATACCCCGCCTGACAGGGATTTTGTGGACTACTTCCTTTTTGAACAAAAGGAAGGCTATTGTGTGTATTTTGCCTCTGCCATGGTAATCCTTGCACGCAGTATAGGGCTTCCGGCCCGTTATGTTGAAGGGTTTGTTCTTCCCGTGAGATCAAAAGACGGTGTCTATGAGGTTACAAACAAACAGGCCCACGCCTGGCCGGAGATCTACTTTGAGGGATTCGGCTGGGTCTCTTTCGAACCGACTCCCGTCTATCAGCAAAACTCGTTTTACAGTTCCGGCAGCTTTAGGCCCAACATGAGCGGAATGCTTCCCCAAACCAACGGCACAGGGCTTCAAAACCAAAACAATGATGAAGGCAACAAGCCCGACATGGCTCCCCAACCTGTCCAAAACCAAAATCCGTTTATCAATATCCTTTTGATTACGGCCGGGATACTTGCAGGTTTGGTTTCTTTTGTGTTGATTATCGTGGGTATCAATAAAATCAGAAAAAAACATTGGCTTAAATCCATTTTAAACATGTCGCCCAAAGAAGCGGTAATAAAGTTATACGAAACATACCTTAATCACCTTTTATATCAATATATGCCTGTGCGTCCCGCGGAAACCCCTCTTGAATATGCAAAGAGGCTCGACGATTATGGATATTTTGCTCCCAGGAAGTTTACTGATGTTGCATCCATATTCGTAAAAGCGAGATACAGTCAAAACGAGGTGACCGAGGCAGACAGGGCAAGTGCTTTGGAATTTTACAAACCCATAGTTTTAAAAACACGAAGCTCCATGGGACGCCTAAAGTATTTCTTCCTGGCGCATATACTTGGAAAGATATAAGATAATTTCAAAGCTTTACGATTTGTCAAGAGACTGTGGAGACTCTTTTAAGCCTCTACAGTCTCTTAACTTAAGATTCTGCAATAATTGCGATTTAGAAGGCAGTCATAAATTTTTATAAAAAAACAGTCTTTATTAAAAGAAAGGTCTTTTGGGTATTATAATCATTGCAACAATATAAATGATAATACCGCCGACAAATCCGGTCAAAACAGTGGCTATTACAGCAATAAGCCTTATGAGAGTCGGATCAATCTCAAAATATTCAGCAACTCCTCCGCAGACTCCTCCAATTATTTTATCTGAATTCGAAAGATACAATTTTTTCATAAATATCCTCCTTCTTAATTATAAAAAATCAAAATCTTCCACAACACATAATATACTACGTTAAACCTTTTGTTTTTGTCTGAAAAAAAACACCGGTTATTTCCCGGTGTCTTGTCTTTTCGCTCAAGTCGGCTGTTACTGATACAAAGGATATTTTTCGCATAGCATTCTTACTCTTTCCTTTACTTTCTCTTTCGAATTCTCATAATCCGTAATGGTGAGATTGATAAGATCCGCTATCTCAACCATATCCTCTTCTTTCATACCCCGTGCCGTCACCGCAGGTGTTCCTATTCTGATACCGCTGGTAACAAACGGACTTTCAGGGTCAAAAGGAATTCCGTTTTTATTTACGGTAATGCAAACCTCATCAAGAATATGCTGAACGTATTTACCCGTAAGACCTTTATTTCTTAAATCAACCAGCATGAGATGGTTGTCCGTTCCACCGGAAACAAGGTCAATGCCTTTCTCCATCAAAGCGTTGGCAAGAGTTTTCGCATTTTTTACTATCTGCTGCTGATACTGCTTGAATTCATCGGTCAATACTTCGGCAAAGCTTACCGCTTTTGCCGCAATAACATGCATCAGAGGACCGCCCTGTATTCCCGGGAAAACAGCCTTGTCAATCATTTTTGCATGCTCATTGCCGCACAATATCAGTCCGCCTCTCGGACCTCTCAAAGTCTTGTGAGTGGTGGTGGTAACAAAATGTGCATAAGGAACAGGATTCGGGTGCAGTCCTGCTGCAACAAGACCTGCTATATGTGCAATATCCACCATCAAATATGCTCCGACTTCATCCGCAATATCTCTGAAAGCCTTAAAATCTATTATTCTTGGATATGCACTGGCTCCCGCCACTATAAGTTTCGGCCTGTGTTCCTTTGCAAGCTTTCTCACTTCGTCATAGTCTATTCTGCAGTCTTCCTTCCTTACTCCGTAGGATATGACATTATAATATTTTCCGGACATGTTGACAGGGCTTCCATGGCTCAAATGCCCTCCATGGGAAAGATTCATTCCAAGAATCGTATCTCCGGGATTTAACACTGCAAAAAACACAGCCATATTTGCCTGAGCCCCTGAATGCGGCTGCACATTCGCATGCTCAGCTCCGAATATTTTCTTTGCCCGTTCAATCGCAAGATTTTCAATTATGTCAACAAACTCACAGCCTCCGTAATACCTTTTTCCCGGATATCCTTCAGCATACTTGTTGGTCAGAGGTGTACCCATTGCTTCTATTACGGCTTTACTGACAAAATTTTCAGATGCAATAAGCTCTATCTTGTTTCTCTGACGATTAACCTCCAATTCAATTGCCTTCGCAACTTCGGGATCGATTTTTGATATTTCATTCAAATTAAACATAAAAAAACCTCCTATATTAATAAAGGGAACAATAATTTACGGCCAATTGCACCAAAGGAATAGAAAAAAAGCCAAATCCAAAGGATTTGACCTCCGAAAAGACAGACAAAAAGGAAGTATCGAACTGTATACGTCCATAAAAAATAAAATTCCTTCTCTGTCCTTTTGCCTGAGAGATTTCTGAACAGTTCCCCAAAAACTGTTCATTTGCCCCTTCGGCGCCTTTACGGTCTCTCCAGAGGTGCGTCCGGCCATGGTCACAAAACCTGAAAGTATCACTCCTTCGGTGCATTGGAACATCTCCAATGACTCTCCCATGACAATCATCCGCTCATATTCAATTAACAAATAAAATTATAATAAATTATTACCTACTATGTCAACAATTATTTTCGACAGATATTTCAATATCAATTTTATTGATTTTGCGGTTTATACAACCTTGTACAATTCATCCGAACCCGGCTCGGAAATGTCAATAACTTGATTGTCTTCACAAACAAGTTTTCTACCCAAATCAGCCGTTATTTTTCCGATAACAGCGGCCTCTATACCGTTGTTTTCAAGCTCTTTCACAAGTTCCCGGCCGTTTTTGCAGGTTATTATCATACATCCGCTTGATATAAGCCTTAAAGGATCAATTCCATAAACTTTGCAAATCTTTTGTGTCTCATCTTTTACGGGAACTTTGCTTTTATATATCACCGCTCCGGTTTCCGAGGCCTCAGTCACTTCCCATACAGCTCCAAGTATTCCGCCCTCGGTCACATCATGCATGGAATTTACACCAAACGTTCCTGCTATAATTCCTTCTTTTAGCACACTTACGTAATTTATGAAAGTTTTAGCCCTTTCCACCGCTTCTTTTCCAATTATATCTACAAGTTCCTTTTCTTTGTCGTGGGCTATAATGGCCGTTCCTTCAATACCCGCGGCCTTAGTCACAATAATGTCATCTCCCGGCTTTGCCCCTGATGTAGTAACCAGCTTGTCCTTTAATACCTTTCCCACCGCAGTGCTGATTATCACTATCCTGTTTACGGCAGTGGTAATCTCGGTATGTCCTCCTATGATATCAACATTCAGAGAATTTGCCGTATCGACAATTTGGGTCATGACATTTTCAATATCCTTTTCTTTCGTACCCTCCGGCGCAAGAATTGTCATAAGAAGCCCCAAAGGCTCAGCTCCACACGAAGCAACGTCATTGCAGGATACATGCACTGCAAGACGCCCCACCTCGTTAACCGCACCTGTAATAGGGTCCGACGACAAAACACAAACATCTTTTCCAAAATCTACGGCGCAGCAATCCTCCCCCACCTTCGGCCTTATAAGTATCTCTTTTCTGTTTGCTTTTATCTTGTTTATTATCAATTCCGTCAGCACACTGTTCGGAACTTTGCCTATATCCATATTTGCCTCCGTAAAAAGCTCACGCGTCAAATTTGCCAGCATGTAAACACATAAGTATGTAAAACTTCCAAAAATATATTGATATAAATATATCATAATTTCAAATAAATATAAAGAATTAATCGGGCAAAAATAAAATTTTTATGCTTTCTCCTTTGCTTCTTTTGCTTCCTTAGCCAAATGATATTGCTCTCTGGTACTGTCAATCAAAGCTTTATTTTCTCTGGCCCCAGGAGAGCTTATTATCTTGTTGAACCAAAATATCGCATCATCATAATTTCCCACACGCCGGCTAAGTTCTCCAATCATATACACACATGTGTGTTCATCAAGTTTTCCCACCGGGAAAGGTTCATTTTCGTAAGTTTCACGATAATACCTTAAAGCATGGTTTAAGAATTTTATCTCCTGCTGCTCATCTTTTTTCATTCTGTAAAGCCACGCAATTCTCAAACACACTTTTGCATATTCAATCGGTTTCGGACTGATTTTGCAAAGGTTGTAAAGTGCAAGTTTAAAAGCTTCTATGGCTTTGTCAACATCTCTTTCTCCACAGAAGCTTCTAGGTTTCCAATACTTTGAAATATTTTCTTTTACTATTTTTGCCTCTATCGGCGAAATGTTCTCGAACCTTTCCTGGAGCGCAGCATAACCACAGTGCTCACAAACCCATACCTCATAAAAAAGAGGATTTACACTTTCATAATAGACGCAAAAATCCGAGTCCCGTGATGCAACCACACAGTCTTTCGATTTAACCTTTGTAACTTCAATTTTGTTTTGACACACCGGACATACCACACTCTTGTTATACAATGAATCAAGCATTAATCCATCCCTCTTTTTTATATAGTTTGTTCTTCCATAGCTTCTTCCTTTACAGTTTCTTCTCCGCCTTCCGTATCATTGCTGTCATAAGGCCCCACTCTTTTTAAACCTTGTACAGGTTTATAAATATCTTCGGATATTTTTTCCCTTTCAATAAGTCTATTATTTTCATAAGTTTCCCTGTATACTATCACCTTCAAACCTTGCACCGGCTCCCTTTCAATTTTCACTGCTCCTTTGGGCAGCGACTTGTCGACAATTATCTCATCTTCCGGAGGAGAAATACGTTCCACAACAACAGATTTCAGCCTTACATCATAATTTGAATTTCTTTTTGCTCCCAGCAGCTTTATATCTATCCTGTTTCCGACAACCGATGCACTTATAAGGCAGGCACGATCCGTATTGTTTCTGAATTTGAAGTCGATGTAGCCTTCCGATATTGTTGCGTCCTGACCTGGCTCCACATATCCCAAAGGCATTGAATGTTTTACCCTTTCAACCACCTCAAGCTTTGCCTTGAGTACTGCAACATACAATGTTGACGTAACCTGGCAAACACCACCTCCAACTCCTTCAATCAAGCGGCCTTTAACTATGACAGGTGCGTCTTTGTAACCATTTTCTTTTGTTCTTGACCCCAAAGAAGCATCCATGGAAAATGTCTCACCGGGAAGCAACACTGTGTTATTGATTCTTTCACACGCAAGTTTGATATTATGGCTTCTGTTGACATTGGCTGAATTAAAAACAGTGGAAAAAGAGGAAATTACCTCTTCAATATGAGAAATATCCTTGTACATAATTTTCGGATAAACATTTGTGACTTCAAGTTCGAAAGGCGAGAAATCCCTCTTTATTAATTTATTTTCTAACAAACCAAGATTTTTGTCAACATCCACAAATCGCCCGATAATCTCTTTTTCAAACATAATATTGCCATTTTGGTAAGTTACCGTTGCATCTTTCGGATTTTCGTCAACTTGCTTTTTGATGCTGGTAATATATTCCTCAAGAAGAGGCCTTGAAAAGACAACTTTCGCTAAAACGTTCTTTTTATCAGACTTTAAATTCCTTATGGTTTTAAGCCTTTTTAAAACACTGCCTTCTCTTCCTATTGAATAGGCTCTTTTTATTGCATCATCCACAAGGAAATCGTAAGATATATCTGAAAGCCCGATCCTCCATGTCATGCCTTCATAGTTTAGCAAAAGACTATTTTCATATACAATCCTGTCAAGCTTTTTTTCCACTTTTTCTCTTGCCTCATCAACAGTCAATCCGGATACATCAATCCCTTCAACAGCAATACCGTCGTAAAAAGTTTTTCTGTTCAGAACAACTACCACATAAGTCGAAACTGAAGCTATTACAAGCAACAAAAGGCTTGCCGCAAATATTAAAATTTTAGTTTTGTTTTTCGAAAAAAAATCAAGCAACATATCCATACCTTCTATGTCCAATGATTTTACCCTTCAACTGAACATCTCTTTATATAGATATTGTTGCTTGTTAATATAATATTACATACATATTTATTTAATTTTATTTTTTATTTACCTTTAATCCCTCGTTATCGTCAAAACCTCGGTATTTTCAACTGCCTTGTTTATCAATTCTTCCATGTTCAGCCTGCTTTCCGAAAGCTGTATTCTTTCCAGTTTCGGCTTGGTGGTGGGATGTTTTGCGACAAAAACCGTGCAGCAATCCTCATAAGGAAGAATCGATGTTTCAAAAGTACCGATTTTTTTGGCAATATCCACAACCTCGTTTTTATCCATACCTATCAAAGGACGGAAAACCGGAAGGCTTACCACGGCATTTGTAACCACAAGGCTTTGTATTGTCTGGCTTGCAACCTGTCCGACACTCTCTCCCGTCACCAATGCCAGAGCTCCGGTTTTATTAGCAATTATTTCTGCTATTCTCATCATTGCTCTTCGCATGATTATTGTCAATTCTTCATGAGGACATTTTTCGTTTATCTCCAGCTGAATCTCGGTAAAGGGAACAATATGAAGGTTAATTTTTTGGCAGTATGTGGCAAGAATTTTTGTAAGTTCAATAACCTTCTCCTTTGCCCTCTCACTGGTGTAAGGATAACTGTAAAAATGAACCGCCTCTATTTCCACACCTCTTTTTGCTATCATCCAACCGGCTACCGGGCTGTCAATACCTCCCGACAGCAAAAGCACAGCCTTTCCGTTGCTGCCAAGGGGCATTCCGCAAACTGCCTGTATTATCTCCGAGTAAATGTATGTAAACTCTCTTACTTCCACATATAAAATGAAATCAGGGTTTTTTACATCAACGCTAAGCTCAGG comes from Acetivibrio thermocellus ATCC 27405 and encodes:
- the thiI gene encoding tRNA uracil 4-sulfurtransferase ThiI, whose translation is MKKVILVRYGEILLKGLNRPIFEDKLMSNIKRAIHKLGKVRITKSQARIYIEPLEENYDFDEALKLLSKVFGIVSVSPVWKIDSDFECIKENSVKMVKDLINREGYKTFKVETKRGNKRFPMDSPEISRQLGGYILRNVPELSVDVKNPDFILYVEVREFTYIYSEIIQAVCGMPLGSNGKAVLLLSGGIDSPVAGWMIAKRGVEIEAVHFYSYPYTSERAKEKVIELTKILATYCQKINLHIVPFTEIQLEINEKCPHEELTIIMRRAMMRIAEIIANKTGALALVTGESVGQVASQTIQSLVVTNAVVSLPVFRPLIGMDKNEVVDIAKKIGTFETSILPYEDCCTVFVAKHPTTKPKLERIQLSESRLNMEELINKAVENTEVLTITRD